One genomic segment of Vibrio mimicus includes these proteins:
- a CDS encoding type II toxin-antitoxin system CcdA family antitoxin, with product MRTTFSTQAPKKATNLSLNSELLAEAKRLNINLSATMEKALEKEVSSRLKAEWLEKNAEAIEACNELTEKHGLFSDSYRVF from the coding sequence ATGAGAACCACGTTTAGTACACAAGCACCCAAAAAGGCTACCAATCTTAGCTTAAACAGTGAGTTACTTGCTGAAGCTAAACGCCTTAATATCAATCTATCCGCTACGATGGAAAAAGCCTTAGAAAAAGAAGTTTCCTCTAGATTGAAAGCTGAATGGCTAGAAAAAAATGCCGAAGCCATTGAAGCTTGTAACGAACTTACTGAGAAACATGGCCTTTTTTCTGATTCATACCGAGTATTCTGA